One Leifsonia shinshuensis DNA window includes the following coding sequences:
- the lysS gene encoding lysine--tRNA ligase, whose amino-acid sequence MTEAPATDLNADGDLTADEISEQKAVRLAKRERLIAESGDAGGGAYPVQVPVTTTIPAVRAAWGQLEADQTSGETVGLAGRVVHQRNTGKLCFAVLQAGDGSRIQAMVSLAEVGEESLARWKELVDLGDHVFVSGEVISSRRGELSIMVRGWEIASKAILPLPNLHNELNEETRVRSRYLDLIAREQARRNVLDRAAAVASLRSTFAGQGFVEVETPMLQVMHGGASARPFVTHSNAFDTDLFLRIAPELYLKRAVVGGIDRVFEINRNFRNEGADSTHSPEFAMLEAYQAYGDYNSIADLTQQLIQDAALAVSGSHVVTWADGTEYDLGGQWDRIRMYDSLSEAIGEEITPETPMSRLRELAAEAEIEVPHPLPGKYVEELWEHHVKSGLVRPTFVMDFPVDTSPLVRAHRSRDGVVEKWDLYTRGFELATGYSELIDPVVQRERFVEQARLAAAGDDEAMRLDEEFLRALEFGMPPTGGMGMGIDRLLMALTGLGIRETILFPLVK is encoded by the coding sequence ATGACCGAAGCGCCCGCCACCGACCTCAACGCCGACGGCGACCTCACCGCCGACGAGATCAGCGAGCAGAAGGCCGTCCGCCTGGCCAAGCGCGAGCGCCTGATCGCCGAGTCCGGCGACGCGGGCGGCGGCGCCTACCCGGTGCAGGTGCCGGTGACGACCACCATCCCCGCGGTGCGCGCCGCCTGGGGGCAGCTGGAAGCCGACCAGACCTCCGGCGAGACCGTCGGCCTCGCCGGCCGCGTCGTCCACCAGCGCAACACCGGCAAGCTCTGCTTCGCCGTGCTGCAGGCCGGAGACGGCTCGCGCATCCAGGCCATGGTCTCCCTCGCCGAGGTGGGCGAGGAGTCGCTGGCCCGCTGGAAGGAGCTGGTCGACCTCGGCGACCACGTCTTCGTCTCGGGCGAGGTCATCTCCAGCCGCCGCGGCGAGCTGTCGATCATGGTGCGCGGCTGGGAGATCGCGTCCAAGGCGATCCTGCCGCTGCCGAACCTGCACAACGAGCTCAACGAGGAGACCCGCGTCCGCTCGCGCTACCTCGACCTGATCGCGCGCGAGCAGGCCCGCCGCAACGTCCTCGACCGCGCGGCGGCCGTCGCGAGCCTCCGCAGCACGTTCGCCGGCCAGGGCTTCGTGGAGGTCGAGACGCCGATGCTGCAGGTGATGCACGGCGGCGCCTCCGCCCGCCCGTTCGTCACGCACTCCAACGCGTTCGACACGGACCTGTTCCTGCGCATCGCGCCGGAGCTGTACCTCAAGCGCGCCGTCGTCGGCGGCATCGACCGGGTGTTCGAGATCAACCGCAACTTCCGCAACGAGGGCGCGGACTCCACGCACTCGCCCGAGTTCGCGATGCTGGAGGCCTACCAGGCCTACGGCGACTACAACTCCATCGCCGACCTGACCCAGCAGCTCATCCAGGACGCGGCGCTCGCCGTCTCCGGATCGCACGTGGTCACCTGGGCCGACGGCACCGAGTACGACCTCGGCGGCCAGTGGGACCGCATCCGGATGTACGACAGCCTGTCCGAGGCGATCGGCGAGGAGATCACGCCGGAGACCCCCATGTCGCGCCTGCGCGAGCTGGCGGCCGAGGCCGAGATCGAGGTGCCGCACCCGCTGCCCGGCAAGTACGTCGAGGAGCTGTGGGAGCACCACGTGAAGTCGGGGCTCGTGCGCCCGACATTCGTCATGGACTTCCCGGTCGACACCAGCCCGCTCGTCCGCGCGCACCGCTCGCGCGACGGCGTCGTGGAGAAGTGGGACCTCTACACCCGCGGCTTCGAGCTGGCGACGGGCTACTCCGAGCTGATCGACCCGGTCGTGCAGCGCGAGCGCTTCGTGGAGCAGGCGCGCCTGGCGGCCGCGGGCGACGACGAGGCGATGCGCCTGGACGAGGAGTTCCTGCGGGCGCTCGAGTTCGGCATGCCGCCGACGGGCGGCATGGGCATGGGCATCGACCGCCTGCTCATGGCCCTCACCGGCCTCGGCATCCGCGAGACGATCCTCTTCCCGCTGGTCAAGTAA
- a CDS encoding cytochrome c oxidase assembly protein — translation MKPDSPESSTTPPFLVFLSTWSFDPAAAAMLIAAAGLYLGGVLSLRRRGHHWPKRLTAMYLLLGLGSYAVISFGFLGAESTQLRWAFTTRIALLLFVVPALVSLGRPIALARVALGGTGQARTDRFLQSRPVKLFGNAIFATVFACAAFMIFLTPVAAVLRDSPWSEWTISVLVPLAGLLMVLPIAAHSVTHTSFFITVEFLLAFVALLLDAIPGLLLRLNDAVLDHAPAIVGRMPFWFPNALHDQHLSGDFLWFIAEIADVPILVILFVRWMRLDRREGKKLDELSDEEMEALTQAHLHQRG, via the coding sequence GTGAAACCCGACTCCCCCGAAAGCAGCACCACGCCTCCCTTCCTCGTCTTCCTCTCCACCTGGTCGTTCGACCCGGCGGCCGCGGCCATGCTGATCGCCGCCGCGGGCCTCTACCTCGGCGGTGTGCTGTCACTCCGGCGGCGCGGCCACCATTGGCCGAAGCGGCTGACGGCGATGTACCTGCTGCTCGGGCTCGGCTCGTACGCGGTCATCTCGTTCGGCTTCCTCGGCGCCGAGAGCACCCAGCTGCGCTGGGCGTTCACGACCCGGATCGCGCTGCTGCTGTTCGTCGTCCCGGCGCTGGTCAGCCTCGGGAGGCCGATCGCGCTCGCCCGCGTGGCGCTCGGCGGCACAGGTCAGGCCCGCACCGACCGGTTCCTGCAGTCGCGGCCGGTGAAGCTGTTCGGCAACGCGATCTTCGCGACGGTGTTCGCGTGCGCTGCGTTCATGATCTTCCTGACGCCGGTCGCCGCCGTCCTGCGCGACTCACCGTGGTCGGAGTGGACCATCTCGGTGCTGGTCCCGCTCGCCGGCCTGCTGATGGTGCTGCCGATCGCGGCGCACTCCGTGACGCACACCAGCTTCTTCATCACGGTCGAGTTCCTGCTGGCGTTCGTCGCTCTGCTGCTCGACGCCATCCCCGGGCTGCTGCTGCGGCTCAACGACGCGGTGCTCGACCACGCGCCGGCGATCGTCGGCCGGATGCCGTTCTGGTTCCCGAACGCGCTGCACGACCAGCACCTGTCCGGCGATTTCCTGTGGTTCATCGCCGAAATCGCGGACGTGCCGATCCTGGTGATCCTGTTCGTCCGGTGGATGCGCCTGGACCGCCGCGAGGGCAAGAAGCTGGACGAGCTGAGCGACGAGGAGATGGAGGCGCTCACGCAGGCGCACCTCCACCAGCGCGGCTGA
- the cls gene encoding cardiolipin synthase, translated as MDAGFLTTTIVVLALLLDFVIRVIAIIVVPRNRKPTSATAWLLAIFLIPYIGVLFFLLIGSYKLPKKRREKQDEINRFIIDSTEGIERVRRDHPWPAWLESVVELNRNLGAMPLVGGNRATLDGHYDESLAAMTAAIAAAKRYVHVEFYILTLDKTTAPFFDAMEAAVARGVVVRVLLDHIASVRTPDYKATVKRLTAMGAKWHLMLPVQPFKGKYQRPDLRNHRKLLIVDGRVAFMGSQNVIDRSYNKKSNIRRGLKWKELIVRLEGPIVAGLNAIFITDWYSETDELLRRETEPITDEDVQNANDPEELDAQVVPSGPGFAGENNLRLFLALLYYAQERIVITSPYFVPDEAMLTAITTATQRGIAVDLFVSEIGDQALVYHAQRSYYEALLRAGVRIWMYKAPYILHAKHFTIDDDVAVIGSSNMDMRSFLLNMEVSLMVRGRSFVEQMREVEDGYRRDSRELTLDEWMKQPLRSTVLDNLARLTSALQ; from the coding sequence ATGGACGCGGGTTTCCTGACCACGACGATCGTCGTGCTCGCGCTGCTGCTCGACTTCGTCATCCGCGTCATCGCCATCATCGTCGTCCCGCGCAACCGCAAGCCCACCTCCGCCACGGCCTGGCTGCTGGCCATCTTCCTCATCCCGTACATCGGCGTCCTGTTCTTCCTGCTGATCGGCAGCTACAAGCTCCCGAAGAAGCGCCGCGAGAAGCAGGACGAGATCAACCGGTTCATCATCGACAGCACCGAGGGCATCGAGCGGGTGCGCCGCGACCACCCGTGGCCGGCGTGGCTGGAGTCGGTGGTCGAGCTCAACCGCAACCTCGGCGCGATGCCGCTGGTCGGCGGCAACCGGGCCACCCTCGACGGCCACTACGACGAGTCGCTGGCCGCGATGACGGCCGCGATCGCCGCTGCGAAGCGGTACGTGCACGTCGAGTTCTACATCCTCACCCTGGACAAGACGACCGCCCCCTTCTTCGACGCGATGGAGGCCGCGGTCGCCCGCGGCGTCGTCGTGCGCGTGCTGCTCGACCACATCGCGTCGGTGCGGACGCCCGACTACAAGGCCACGGTCAAGCGGCTCACCGCGATGGGCGCGAAGTGGCACCTGATGCTGCCGGTGCAGCCGTTCAAGGGCAAGTACCAGCGGCCCGACCTGCGCAACCACCGCAAGCTGCTGATCGTGGACGGCCGGGTGGCGTTCATGGGGTCGCAGAACGTCATCGACCGGAGTTACAACAAGAAGTCGAACATCCGGCGCGGCCTCAAGTGGAAAGAGCTCATCGTCCGCCTGGAGGGCCCGATCGTCGCCGGTCTCAACGCGATCTTCATCACCGACTGGTACAGCGAGACCGACGAACTGCTCCGCCGCGAGACCGAGCCGATCACCGACGAGGACGTCCAGAACGCCAACGACCCGGAGGAGCTGGACGCCCAGGTCGTCCCGTCCGGCCCGGGGTTCGCCGGCGAGAACAACCTCCGGCTGTTCCTCGCGCTGCTGTATTACGCGCAGGAGCGCATCGTCATCACGTCCCCGTACTTCGTGCCGGACGAGGCCATGCTCACGGCCATCACGACAGCCACCCAGCGCGGCATCGCCGTCGACCTGTTCGTCTCCGAGATCGGCGACCAGGCGCTGGTCTACCACGCCCAGCGCTCCTACTACGAGGCGCTGCTGCGCGCGGGCGTGCGGATCTGGATGTACAAGGCGCCCTACATCCTCCACGCCAAGCACTTCACGATCGACGACGACGTCGCCGTGATCGGGTCGAGCAACATGGACATGCGCTCGTTCCTGCTGAACATGGAGGTCTCGCTGATGGTCCGCGGACGCTCGTTCGTGGAGCAGATGCGCGAGGTGGAGGACGGCTACCGCCGCGACAGCCGGGAGCTGACCCTGGACGAGTGGATGAAGCAGCCGCTCCGCTCCACCGTGCTCGACAACCTCGCGCGCCTCACCTCCGCCCTCCAGTAG
- a CDS encoding pirin family protein — protein MSNLERDPVEVLAGDDVVVADAGVEILEPREVPLGGPRAMTVRRTLPQRRRSLIGGWCFVDHYGPDDVSLTGGMQVPPHPHTGLQTVSWLFEGEIDHRDSVGSHALVRPGELNLMTAGRGISHSEVSTPGTQRLHGVQLWVALPSASREVDPFFEHHVPAPAPLGDATVRTFVGALAGSGTAATVFSPLVGAELDVPAGTRVTVPLDPAFEHGVLVDAGEVTVAGAAVPVAHLAYLCPGRDAVEVEAGDAGPARLLLLGGEPMGEEIVMWWNFIGRSHEDVVAARAEWQRDVIDGEDPDGRFGTVRGYDGGALPAPALPTVRLKPRG, from the coding sequence ATGAGCAACCTCGAGCGCGACCCGGTGGAGGTCCTCGCGGGCGACGATGTGGTCGTCGCGGACGCGGGCGTGGAGATCCTGGAGCCGCGCGAGGTGCCGCTCGGCGGACCGCGCGCGATGACGGTCCGGCGCACCCTCCCGCAGCGGAGGCGCTCGCTGATCGGCGGCTGGTGCTTCGTCGACCATTACGGCCCCGACGACGTCTCGCTGACCGGCGGGATGCAGGTGCCTCCGCATCCGCACACGGGGCTGCAGACGGTGAGCTGGCTGTTCGAGGGCGAGATCGACCACCGGGACAGCGTGGGCAGCCACGCGCTGGTGCGGCCGGGCGAGCTCAACCTGATGACCGCGGGGCGCGGGATCAGCCACTCGGAGGTCTCCACGCCGGGCACGCAGCGGCTCCACGGCGTCCAGCTCTGGGTGGCGCTGCCGAGCGCGTCCCGGGAGGTCGACCCGTTCTTCGAGCACCACGTCCCGGCTCCGGCGCCGCTCGGGGACGCGACGGTGCGGACGTTCGTCGGCGCGCTGGCCGGGAGCGGCACAGCGGCGACGGTGTTCTCGCCGCTGGTCGGCGCCGAGCTCGACGTGCCGGCCGGGACGCGCGTGACCGTTCCGCTCGACCCCGCGTTCGAGCACGGCGTGCTGGTCGACGCGGGCGAGGTGACGGTCGCGGGCGCGGCGGTCCCCGTCGCGCATCTCGCGTACCTCTGCCCGGGGCGGGACGCCGTGGAGGTGGAGGCCGGCGACGCGGGGCCGGCGCGCCTCCTGCTGCTCGGCGGCGAGCCAATGGGCGAGGAGATCGTGATGTGGTGGAACTTCATCGGGCGCAGCCACGAGGATGTCGTGGCGGCACGGGCCGAGTGGCAGCGCGACGTGATCGACGGGGAGGATCCGGACGGGCGGTTCGGGACGGTGCGCGGGTACGACGGGGGCGCGTTGCCGGCGCCGGCGCTGCCGACGGTGCGGCTGAAGCCGCGGGGCTAG
- a CDS encoding ATP-dependent Clp protease ATP-binding subunit → MFERFTDRARRVVVLAQEEAKMLNHNYIGTEHILLGLIHEGEGVAAKALESLGISLDAVREQVQDIIGQGQQQPTGHIPFTPRAKKVLELSLREALQLGHNYIGTEHILLGLIREGEGVAAQVLVKLGADLNRVRQQVIQLLSGYQGKEQVQVGGNDQATAQAGSQILDQFGRNLTQAARDNKLDPVIGREKEIERVMQILSRRSKNNPVLIGEPGVGKTAVVEGLAQAIVRGDVPETLKDKQLYTLDLGSLIAGSRYRGDFEERLKKVTKEIRTRGDIITFIDEIHTLVGAGAAEGAIDAASILKPLLARGELQTIGATTLDEYRKHFEKDAALERRFQPIQVAEPSLPHAINILKGLRDRYEAHHKVSITDGAIVAAANLADRYIQDRFLPDKAIDLIDEAGARLRLSILSAPPELREFDDKIAAVRSQKEAAIEDQDFEKAASLRDEEKNLLGERLRLEKQWRSGDVKTTAEVDEGLIAEVLAQATGIPVFKLTEEESARLVYMEKALHQRVIGQEEAIAALSRTIRRTRAGLKDPKRPSGSFIFAGPTGVGKTELAKALAEFLFDDESAMISLDMSEYGEKHTVSRLFGAPPGFVGFEEGGQLTEKVRRKPFSVVLFDEIEKAHPDIFNSLLQILEEGRLTDGQGRVVDFKNTVIIMTTNLGTKDISGGPVGFQIEGDPTTGYDRMRGKVYEELKKNFKPEFLNRVDEIIVFPQLNKAELLQIVDLFIKRLSDRLLDRDMTIELAVPAKERLIEVGFDPTLGARPLRRAVQHEIEDRLSEKILHGELNAGDHVHVDFKDGDFVFTTTARQESVGAGVNAAAAIGTGPATPDLAAND, encoded by the coding sequence ATGTTCGAGAGATTCACCGATCGCGCTCGCCGCGTCGTCGTCCTGGCCCAGGAAGAGGCCAAGATGCTCAACCACAACTACATCGGGACGGAGCACATCCTGCTCGGCCTGATCCACGAGGGTGAGGGTGTCGCCGCCAAGGCGCTGGAATCGCTCGGTATCTCGCTGGACGCCGTCCGCGAGCAGGTCCAGGACATCATCGGCCAGGGCCAGCAGCAGCCGACCGGGCACATCCCGTTCACCCCGCGGGCCAAGAAGGTCCTCGAGCTCAGCCTGCGCGAGGCACTCCAGCTCGGCCACAACTACATCGGCACCGAGCACATCCTCCTCGGCCTGATCCGCGAGGGCGAGGGCGTCGCCGCCCAGGTGCTCGTCAAGCTGGGCGCCGACCTCAACCGCGTGCGCCAGCAGGTCATCCAGCTGCTCTCCGGCTACCAGGGCAAGGAGCAGGTCCAGGTGGGCGGCAACGATCAGGCGACCGCGCAGGCCGGCAGCCAGATCCTCGACCAGTTCGGCCGCAACCTCACGCAGGCCGCGCGCGACAACAAACTCGACCCCGTGATCGGGCGCGAGAAAGAGATCGAGCGCGTCATGCAGATCCTGTCGCGCCGCTCCAAGAACAACCCCGTGCTGATCGGCGAGCCCGGCGTCGGCAAGACCGCCGTCGTGGAGGGCCTGGCCCAGGCGATCGTCCGCGGCGACGTGCCGGAGACGCTGAAGGACAAGCAGCTCTACACGCTCGACCTCGGTTCGCTCATCGCCGGCTCCCGCTACCGCGGAGACTTCGAGGAGCGCCTGAAGAAGGTCACCAAGGAGATCCGCACCCGCGGCGACATCATCACCTTCATCGACGAGATCCACACCCTCGTCGGCGCGGGGGCTGCGGAGGGCGCGATCGACGCCGCCAGCATCCTGAAGCCGCTGCTGGCCCGCGGCGAGCTACAGACCATCGGCGCCACGACGCTCGACGAGTACCGCAAGCACTTCGAGAAGGACGCAGCGCTGGAGCGCCGGTTCCAGCCCATCCAGGTGGCCGAGCCGTCGCTGCCGCACGCGATCAACATCCTGAAGGGCCTGCGCGACCGCTACGAGGCGCACCACAAGGTGTCCATCACCGACGGCGCCATCGTCGCCGCGGCGAACCTCGCCGACCGCTACATCCAGGACCGCTTCCTCCCGGACAAGGCCATCGACCTGATCGACGAGGCCGGCGCCCGCCTGCGCCTGTCGATCCTGTCGGCGCCGCCGGAGCTGCGCGAGTTCGACGACAAGATCGCCGCCGTCCGCTCCCAGAAGGAGGCCGCGATCGAGGACCAGGACTTCGAGAAGGCCGCGTCCCTGCGCGACGAGGAGAAGAACCTCCTCGGCGAGCGGCTGCGCCTCGAGAAGCAGTGGCGCTCGGGTGACGTCAAGACGACGGCCGAGGTCGACGAGGGCCTGATCGCTGAGGTGCTGGCGCAGGCCACGGGCATCCCGGTGTTCAAGCTCACCGAGGAGGAGTCGGCCCGCCTGGTCTACATGGAGAAGGCGCTGCACCAGCGCGTGATCGGCCAGGAGGAGGCCATCGCGGCCCTCTCGCGGACGATCCGCCGTACGCGCGCCGGCCTCAAGGACCCGAAGCGCCCCTCCGGCTCGTTCATCTTCGCCGGCCCCACCGGTGTCGGAAAGACCGAGCTGGCCAAGGCGCTCGCCGAGTTCCTGTTCGACGACGAGTCGGCGATGATCTCGCTCGACATGTCCGAGTACGGCGAGAAGCACACGGTCTCCCGCCTGTTCGGCGCCCCTCCCGGGTTCGTCGGCTTCGAGGAGGGCGGCCAGCTCACCGAGAAGGTCCGCCGCAAGCCGTTCAGCGTCGTGCTGTTCGACGAGATCGAGAAGGCGCACCCGGACATCTTCAACTCGCTGCTCCAGATCCTGGAGGAGGGACGTCTGACGGATGGCCAGGGCCGCGTCGTCGACTTCAAGAACACCGTGATCATCATGACCACGAACCTCGGCACGAAGGATATCTCCGGCGGCCCCGTCGGCTTCCAGATCGAGGGCGACCCGACCACCGGCTACGACCGGATGCGCGGCAAGGTCTACGAGGAGCTCAAGAAGAACTTCAAGCCGGAGTTCCTCAACCGCGTGGACGAGATCATCGTCTTCCCGCAGCTGAACAAGGCGGAGCTGCTGCAGATCGTCGACCTGTTCATCAAGCGCCTCTCCGACCGGCTGCTCGACCGCGACATGACGATCGAGCTGGCGGTCCCCGCCAAGGAGCGCCTGATCGAGGTGGGCTTCGACCCGACGCTGGGAGCCCGGCCGCTGCGCCGCGCCGTCCAGCACGAGATCGAGGACCGTCTCAGCGAGAAGATCCTCCACGGCGAGCTGAACGCGGGCGACCACGTGCACGTCGACTTCAAGGACGGCGACTTCGTCTTCACGACGACGGCCCGCCAGGAGTCGGTCGGCGCCGGGGTCAACGCTGCCGCAGCGATCGGCACGGGCCCGGCGACGCCCGACCTCGCCGCGAACGACTGA
- a CDS encoding amino-acid N-acetyltransferase, producing the protein MSSEGSAYVIRRARTGDVPGIRELVEPLVQRRILLGKEAVTFYESVQEFRVAETADGQLIGCGALHVMWSDLAEVRTLAVADPWLGRGVGRALLGRLEGDARELGLSRLFCLTFEVGFFERNGFVDMGSETVDPTLYAELVRSHDEGVAEFLDLARVKPNTLGNTRMLKRL; encoded by the coding sequence GTGAGTTCTGAGGGCAGCGCGTACGTCATCCGGAGGGCGCGGACCGGCGACGTGCCCGGCATCCGGGAGCTCGTGGAGCCGCTCGTGCAGCGACGCATCCTGCTCGGCAAGGAGGCCGTGACGTTCTACGAGTCGGTGCAGGAGTTCCGCGTCGCCGAGACCGCAGACGGTCAGCTGATCGGCTGCGGCGCGCTGCACGTCATGTGGAGCGACCTCGCGGAGGTGCGCACCCTCGCCGTCGCCGACCCGTGGCTCGGACGCGGCGTCGGCCGCGCGCTGCTCGGCCGGCTGGAGGGCGACGCCAGGGAGCTAGGCCTCAGCAGGCTGTTCTGCCTCACCTTCGAGGTCGGCTTCTTCGAGCGCAACGGCTTCGTGGACATGGGCTCGGAGACCGTCGACCCCACCCTCTACGCCGAGCTCGTCCGCTCCCACGACGAGGGCGTCGCGGAGTTCCTCGACCTCGCCCGCGTGAAGCCCAACACCCTGGGAAACACGCGCATGTTGAAGCGTCTCTGA
- the radA gene encoding DNA repair protein RadA — MAKAAVTYRCTECGWTTVKWVGRCGECQEWGTVTEASAPTGVLRALKPVVVGADRAARSITSIGTESTERRPSGIGEFDRVLGGGIVPGAAILLSGEPGVGKSTLLLEVASRAARDGNPVLYVSAEESVSQVRMRAERTGALHDQLFLASETDLATIVGQIDAVRPSLVIVDSVQTVSSGSAEGIAGGPSQVREVASTLIRVAKERDLPVLIVGHVTKDGSIAGPRLLEHLVDVVCQFEGDRQTALRFVRALKNRFGPTDEVGCFEMAGDGIAEVPDPSGLFLSRTTTPVSGTCVTVAMEGRRPLPVEVQALVVATTAPNPRRVTNGVDSSRVAMLLAVLERRAGIRLGDKDVYVSTVGGVRLAEPGADLAIALAVASAATDRAIPHTLAAFGEISLAGEIRPVSSGKQRATEASRLGFATRIDERAATVREALRVAFTAAAPPRERELDAAF; from the coding sequence GTGGCAAAAGCCGCTGTGACGTATCGCTGCACCGAGTGCGGCTGGACGACGGTGAAGTGGGTCGGCCGCTGCGGCGAATGCCAGGAGTGGGGCACGGTCACCGAGGCGTCGGCGCCGACGGGCGTGCTGCGCGCCCTGAAGCCGGTGGTCGTCGGCGCCGACAGGGCTGCGCGGTCGATCACCTCGATCGGCACGGAGTCGACGGAGCGCCGGCCGAGTGGGATCGGCGAGTTCGACCGGGTGCTCGGCGGCGGCATCGTGCCAGGCGCGGCCATCCTGCTGAGCGGCGAGCCCGGGGTCGGCAAGTCCACGCTGCTGCTGGAGGTGGCCTCCCGGGCCGCGCGCGACGGCAACCCCGTGCTCTACGTGAGCGCCGAGGAGTCGGTGAGCCAGGTGCGGATGCGTGCCGAGCGCACGGGCGCCCTCCACGACCAGCTCTTCCTCGCCTCCGAGACGGACCTGGCGACCATCGTCGGCCAGATCGACGCCGTTCGCCCGTCGCTCGTGATCGTGGACTCGGTGCAGACCGTCTCGAGCGGCTCGGCCGAAGGCATCGCGGGCGGCCCGAGCCAGGTGCGCGAGGTGGCGAGCACGCTCATCCGGGTGGCCAAGGAGCGCGACCTCCCGGTGCTGATCGTCGGGCACGTCACCAAGGACGGCTCGATCGCCGGCCCGCGCCTGCTGGAGCACCTGGTCGACGTGGTCTGCCAGTTCGAGGGCGACCGTCAGACGGCGCTGCGGTTCGTGCGCGCGCTGAAGAACCGGTTCGGCCCGACCGACGAGGTCGGCTGCTTCGAGATGGCCGGCGACGGCATCGCCGAGGTGCCGGACCCGAGCGGCCTCTTCCTCAGCCGCACGACGACGCCGGTGTCCGGCACCTGTGTCACGGTGGCGATGGAGGGCCGTCGTCCGCTGCCGGTGGAGGTGCAGGCGCTCGTGGTCGCCACCACAGCGCCCAACCCGCGGCGCGTGACGAACGGGGTGGACTCCTCCCGCGTCGCGATGCTGCTCGCCGTGCTGGAGCGCCGCGCCGGCATCCGCCTGGGCGACAAGGACGTGTACGTGTCCACGGTCGGCGGCGTGCGGCTGGCCGAGCCGGGAGCGGACCTGGCCATTGCGCTGGCGGTGGCGTCTGCCGCGACGGACCGCGCCATCCCGCACACCCTCGCGGCGTTCGGTGAGATCAGCCTGGCGGGGGAGATCCGCCCCGTGTCGAGCGGCAAGCAGCGCGCGACCGAGGCGTCGCGCCTCGGCTTCGCGACCCGCATCGACGAGCGCGCCGCGACGGTGCGCGAGGCGCTGAGGGTGGCGTTCACGGCGGCCGCGCCGCCGCGCGAGCGCGAGCTCGACGCCGCGTTCTAG
- a CDS encoding alpha/beta fold hydrolase — protein sequence MANLTFTLRSGRRVGVTTLGDAVAARVVVFCHPAPGSSVFDPDPDASANRGVHIVSLDRPGYGSSDPWPAGSWPSIVAAADDIAEYIREMKRLESPIGVNRPPRIGIAGWSAGGRVALAFAARHPELVDRVAVVATPAPNEDVPWIPPELQKQSDELGRLSPDEARSRLSTMLQPQAEEVRASDLESGVPLDALGVGPVDTDVLARRGLEDRLGRMLKDAYRQGPDGVASDILSYTARPWGFDPSAVQAKTLIIGGQADRIAGHAHAAWYQKAIPNARMEMFPGAGHLVIAPAWERVLSFLAPHPEPLHDADAV from the coding sequence ATGGCCAACCTGACCTTCACCCTTCGTTCGGGCCGACGTGTCGGCGTCACCACGTTGGGCGACGCGGTCGCCGCCCGCGTCGTCGTGTTCTGCCATCCCGCGCCCGGATCGTCGGTGTTCGACCCCGATCCGGACGCGTCGGCGAACCGCGGCGTCCACATCGTCTCGCTCGACCGGCCGGGCTACGGCTCCAGCGACCCGTGGCCGGCGGGCTCCTGGCCGAGTATCGTGGCCGCCGCCGACGACATCGCGGAGTACATCCGCGAGATGAAGCGCCTGGAGTCGCCGATCGGCGTGAACCGTCCGCCGAGGATCGGCATCGCCGGCTGGTCCGCCGGTGGACGCGTGGCCCTCGCGTTCGCGGCGCGGCATCCCGAGCTCGTCGACCGGGTCGCGGTGGTGGCCACGCCCGCGCCGAACGAGGACGTGCCCTGGATCCCGCCCGAGCTGCAGAAGCAGTCCGACGAGCTGGGCCGGTTGTCGCCCGACGAGGCGCGGAGCCGGCTGTCGACCATGCTGCAGCCTCAGGCCGAGGAGGTGCGCGCGTCGGATCTCGAGAGCGGCGTCCCGCTCGACGCCCTCGGCGTGGGCCCGGTGGACACCGACGTGCTCGCCCGCCGCGGCCTGGAGGACCGCCTCGGGCGGATGCTGAAGGACGCCTACCGCCAGGGCCCTGACGGCGTGGCCTCCGACATCCTGAGCTACACCGCCCGCCCGTGGGGCTTCGATCCGTCAGCGGTGCAGGCGAAGACGCTCATCATCGGCGGCCAGGCCGACCGGATCGCGGGTCACGCGCACGCCGCCTGGTATCAGAAGGCCATCCCGAACGCCCGGATGGAGATGTTCCCGGGTGCAGGCCACCTCGTCATCGCGCCGGCGTGGGAGCGGGTGCTGTCGTTCCTCGCGCCACACCCCGAGCCGCTGCACGACGCCGACGCCGTCTAG